The Rhodocytophaga rosea genome has a segment encoding these proteins:
- the proC gene encoding pyrroline-5-carboxylate reductase — translation MNILIIGAGNMGSTFAKSFLASHFTTREELFVQERNSSSQERIPELLPQNVYKLPGAYISQVDIIVIAVKPQDYSVLYPALQPFIHEEQIILSLMAGVSLTTLAETLQVPKLVRAMPNLPSQIGMGMTVFSCSAGLSRKELFIIQNLLNATGKALYVEDEKLIDAATAVSGSGPAYVYYFMNAMIKAGVELGFTPAQAELLVNQTFMGSVHLQNRNSLTCEELMKKVASKGGTTEAAFRVFNEHSVETEIMEGLFGAFKRSVELGR, via the coding sequence ATGAATATCCTAATTATTGGCGCCGGAAACATGGGCAGCACCTTTGCCAAAAGTTTTCTGGCTTCCCACTTTACCACCCGTGAAGAATTATTTGTGCAGGAGAGAAATTCCTCATCCCAGGAACGCATTCCGGAGCTATTACCGCAAAACGTTTACAAACTGCCTGGTGCGTATATCTCCCAGGTAGATATCATCGTTATTGCGGTTAAACCACAAGATTATAGTGTGCTATATCCGGCTTTGCAACCGTTTATTCATGAAGAACAAATTATCTTATCACTGATGGCCGGAGTAAGCCTGACTACACTGGCAGAAACTTTACAGGTTCCGAAGCTGGTAAGGGCCATGCCAAATCTTCCTTCCCAGATCGGGATGGGAATGACCGTGTTTAGTTGCAGTGCAGGATTATCACGTAAAGAGTTATTCATTATACAGAACCTGCTCAATGCAACAGGCAAAGCCTTATATGTGGAGGATGAAAAACTGATTGATGCGGCTACTGCCGTTTCCGGCAGTGGGCCAGCCTATGTGTATTATTTTATGAATGCCATGATTAAAGCCGGTGTTGAACTGGGTTTTACTCCTGCCCAGGCAGAGTTGCTGGTGAATCAGACATTTATGGGCTCCGTGCATTTGCAGAACCGCAACAGCCTCACCTGTGAAGAACTGATGAAAAAAGTAGCTTCGAAAGGAGGAACGACTGAAGCCGCTTTCCGGGTGTTCAAC